In Geminicoccus roseus DSM 18922, a single window of DNA contains:
- a CDS encoding MFS transporter, with protein sequence MASALSGERHNSTSGGESIALVFLVVAVLVLSTLYVANRALDAFNRELLPLMDREAEAVSSSIAATVERAVELGIPPKELVGVEPFLEEFRRQLPSLGYVALVDADSVMLHGIGPELPSFEALLGAGLIARPDQIVLPSQDGTEQDLSLRAVSTTLAEIRDTAWPIMVPNQEPLVLHVGSSSSVYEMQISDVRWDVWIVLLVSVLATYEILIFLLARSAVAPLELLGRATRELMEGRWTRSVPVVGADESRQLLGAFNLAVRTVNEAYGRVMWKAEEVAREGRATGERIARELAELGRGLSFAPDGLGRLTALPNAVMARTPLFIFVFAEQLPTSFMPLYARTLYTPLPWLGPAIAIGLPLSAFVAAVAIATPFGGWWVGRIGSRRVFLAGAVPAILGHILAGLADGLTMLIVARVIAAIGYALVTIACQHHLVRVAAEGRQAGSLAVFVLAVVTGTICGMAIGAVLADRLGYTSTFMVAAGLVLVSALLAGWVLPREEREESKDQPAAQAAGGRGWSLALRSPRFLAIVLLAAIPAKIGLNGLVYYLAPLYLADVGVTLPAIGRTIMMYSIGMLVAIRAGAWLADRRHLYLLPMVLMGLAATAGVLFVPVLGVEAGMLVAVAALGLGHGLGSAPMLAAVPAMCRGPDGRRDSAVLLGFLRSGERIGSMLGPMIAATLLAGAGSQDALFWLGMIPGAAAILLAAVGLLSPGRGLIPAAREASP encoded by the coding sequence GTGGCCAGCGCCCTGTCCGGCGAACGACATAACAGCACCAGCGGTGGCGAAAGCATTGCCCTGGTCTTCCTGGTGGTCGCGGTGCTGGTGCTTTCGACGCTTTATGTCGCAAACCGGGCGCTCGACGCATTCAACCGGGAACTTCTGCCGCTCATGGATCGAGAGGCCGAGGCGGTCTCCAGCTCGATAGCGGCCACGGTCGAACGGGCAGTCGAGCTGGGGATACCACCCAAGGAACTCGTTGGGGTCGAACCCTTCCTTGAGGAATTCCGACGTCAGCTTCCAAGCCTTGGCTACGTGGCGCTGGTCGATGCCGATTCGGTGATGCTGCACGGCATCGGACCGGAGCTCCCATCCTTTGAGGCCCTGCTTGGAGCCGGCCTGATTGCACGTCCGGATCAGATCGTCCTGCCCAGCCAAGATGGAACGGAGCAGGATCTGTCATTGCGAGCCGTCAGCACGACGTTAGCCGAAATCCGTGACACGGCCTGGCCGATCATGGTCCCGAACCAGGAGCCGCTGGTGCTGCATGTCGGCTCTTCGAGCAGCGTCTATGAGATGCAGATCAGCGACGTCCGCTGGGATGTCTGGATCGTGCTGCTGGTCTCCGTGCTGGCGACCTATGAAATCCTGATCTTCCTGCTGGCCCGCTCCGCGGTGGCCCCGTTGGAACTGTTGGGCAGGGCGACCCGGGAACTGATGGAGGGCCGGTGGACCAGGTCCGTGCCCGTGGTGGGAGCCGACGAGAGCCGCCAGCTCCTGGGTGCGTTCAATCTCGCGGTGCGTACGGTGAACGAAGCCTATGGGCGTGTGATGTGGAAGGCGGAGGAGGTGGCCAGGGAAGGCCGTGCCACCGGTGAGCGGATCGCTCGGGAGCTTGCCGAGCTCGGCCGTGGACTGTCGTTCGCACCCGATGGGCTCGGACGGCTCACCGCTCTGCCGAACGCGGTCATGGCACGTACGCCCCTGTTCATTTTCGTCTTCGCGGAGCAACTGCCGACATCGTTCATGCCGCTCTATGCCAGGACCCTCTATACGCCGCTGCCCTGGCTGGGGCCGGCTATCGCGATCGGGCTGCCACTCTCGGCCTTCGTGGCTGCCGTCGCCATCGCAACCCCCTTCGGTGGATGGTGGGTCGGGCGCATCGGCAGTCGGCGGGTCTTCCTGGCAGGCGCCGTTCCGGCGATTCTCGGGCATATCCTGGCAGGGCTGGCCGATGGCCTCACGATGCTGATCGTCGCCCGTGTCATCGCCGCGATCGGCTACGCGCTGGTGACGATCGCCTGCCAGCATCATTTGGTGCGTGTGGCGGCAGAAGGGCGGCAAGCAGGGAGTCTCGCGGTCTTTGTTCTGGCGGTGGTGACCGGAACAATCTGCGGCATGGCGATCGGGGCCGTACTGGCCGACCGTCTGGGCTATACCAGCACGTTCATGGTCGCAGCGGGCCTGGTGCTGGTTTCGGCGCTGCTGGCGGGATGGGTGCTGCCGCGGGAAGAGCGGGAGGAGTCGAAGGACCAACCAGCAGCCCAGGCGGCTGGTGGACGTGGCTGGTCCCTGGCGCTTCGCTCGCCGCGCTTCCTCGCCATCGTGCTGCTCGCCGCGATCCCGGCCAAGATCGGGCTGAACGGCCTCGTCTACTACCTGGCGCCCCTTTATCTTGCGGACGTCGGGGTGACCCTGCCGGCGATCGGGCGCACCATCATGATGTACTCGATCGGCATGTTGGTCGCGATCCGCGCCGGGGCCTGGCTCGCCGATCGCCGCCACCTCTATCTGTTGCCGATGGTGCTGATGGGGCTCGCTGCCACGGCAGGGGTGCTGTTCGTGCCGGTCCTGGGCGTCGAGGCGGGGATGCTTGTCGCGGTTGCAGCCCTGGGTTTGGGCCATGGGCTCGGCAGCGCCCCGATGCTGGCAGCGGTGCCGGCCATGTGCCGAGGGCCTGATGGCCGACGAGATTCGGCGGTCCTGCTGGGCTTCCTGCGCAGTGGGGAGCGGATCGGCAGCATGCTTGGACCGATGATCGCCGCCACGCTCCTGGCCGGCGCGGGATCGCAGGATGCGCTGTTCTGGTTGGGCATGATCCCCGGGGCCGCTGCCATTCTGCTGGCGGCCGTGGGGCTGCTCTCCCCCGGTCGTGGTCTGATCCCGGCAGCCCGGGAAGCAAGCCCATGA
- a CDS encoding ABC transporter substrate binding protein, whose protein sequence is MRHRLLDRRSLLGGAAATGMLRATPGRSQDKAWKIMMITWRGWEDACQGFADYFTERNVPVELILRDAARNPEMVSRHVAEAKATRPDLVYLWGTTTAMVALGPFDAVDPAVHLADEIPAVFNIVTEPVWNRIVPSLEHPGRRVTGTLYITGVGQQLTTLTAYRPFRSMGVTYSPIEGNSRAVVELLGQEAERLGFELIDRPVPLDDAGKPIASAIPQKVREIAEAGAQWLYIAPDSFLNANKLPLTESALSLGLPSFTSTEPYILQAHALFGLVSRYYAVGQFTAFKAEQILQGSDPAAIPVEPLARFSLIVNVQTANRLRFYPPLSLLRYAETV, encoded by the coding sequence ATGAGGCACCGTCTGCTGGACCGGCGCAGCCTGCTGGGCGGTGCCGCCGCTACCGGCATGCTGCGAGCAACCCCTGGCCGGTCCCAGGACAAGGCCTGGAAGATCATGATGATCACCTGGCGCGGCTGGGAAGACGCCTGCCAGGGTTTCGCGGACTATTTCACCGAGCGGAATGTGCCGGTGGAACTGATCCTGCGTGATGCCGCCCGCAATCCGGAGATGGTCAGCCGGCACGTTGCCGAGGCCAAGGCAACCCGGCCGGATCTCGTCTATCTCTGGGGTACCACCACGGCGATGGTGGCACTCGGTCCTTTCGATGCCGTCGATCCGGCGGTGCATCTCGCCGACGAGATCCCGGCAGTGTTCAACATCGTCACCGAGCCGGTGTGGAACCGGATCGTGCCGTCGCTGGAGCATCCTGGTCGCCGTGTCACCGGGACGCTGTACATCACCGGCGTCGGGCAACAGCTCACCACGCTCACGGCCTACCGCCCCTTCCGGTCGATGGGGGTCACCTACAGCCCGATCGAGGGCAACTCACGGGCCGTGGTCGAGCTGCTTGGGCAGGAGGCTGAGCGGCTGGGCTTCGAGTTGATCGACCGGCCCGTCCCACTGGACGATGCCGGCAAGCCGATCGCCTCCGCCATTCCGCAGAAGGTCCGCGAGATCGCGGAGGCAGGAGCGCAATGGCTCTATATCGCGCCGGACAGTTTCCTGAACGCCAACAAGCTGCCCCTGACCGAGAGCGCGCTTTCTCTGGGCCTGCCGAGCTTCACCTCGACCGAACCCTACATCCTTCAGGCGCACGCCCTGTTCGGGCTGGTCAGCCGCTACTACGCGGTGGGCCAGTTCACCGCCTTCAAGGCCGAACAGATCCTTCAAGGCAGCGACCCGGCGGCCATTCCGGTGGAGCCTTTGGCGCGGTTCTCGCTGATCGTGAACGTGCAGACCGCCAACCGGCTGCGGTTCTATCCGCCTCTGTCCCTGCTCCGCTACGCCGAGACTGTCTAG
- a CDS encoding PP2C family protein-serine/threonine phosphatase — protein MIVSITGIVATAASIIADGIGRDANRIERTAQLKVWEATVRAEAASLVRMAREIADDQAFSQALAQGDRLAAASFLEARVEALSEEQPFDRVDLIGPDGQLMWTSIGHAEDRALVDVRRLAPEAQAGPDIWIGLQPQTGEQLAPTVVLSMEGGSLAISRALGPTVLAFAETYGGSAYLMTARSDLIAATDERPWQALQVAYRSGDIDPVIPDADGRIYKARSVQTFDMSGSPAALLIALRDVTAEREQRWLITSVTIVSCTLVVLIVVGLVYGWLRHSLEPLEELALVVQAIARGNLLLSPALPKRNDEIGGIARAVAVLREGAIDLERIRFRHSRERRRSEALIREKMQELAATLESQARREMEHDLARIEAGSRAAGADADGATPLAVAFEHMTARVLAQSRELSSLLAERTRDLERLKEAVREREELVHLRQELSIARDLQLSTLPAQFPAFPNHREFDVYAAMRPAEEVGGDFYDFYLIDDDRIAVAIGDASGKGVAAAMFIAIARSLIKAACLQGAGPAEAMRFANGVLASDNPQMMFATALLAILDTRTGRLRLANAGHNPPFLRRSDGSLSTFEEFLGPALGVSDQVDFEERTIPLREGDLLFLFTDGVTEAADHQERFFDTKGLEVALSGLPAGNPRRAVEDVQAGLDAFTAGAAQADDITMLALELRELKRIQALAA, from the coding sequence GTGATCGTCTCGATCACCGGAATCGTGGCCACCGCTGCCTCGATCATCGCCGATGGCATCGGGCGGGATGCCAACCGGATCGAGAGAACGGCGCAGCTCAAGGTGTGGGAGGCCACGGTTCGCGCCGAGGCGGCTTCGCTTGTCCGGATGGCCCGGGAGATCGCCGACGATCAGGCCTTCAGCCAGGCTCTCGCGCAGGGCGACCGGCTGGCCGCCGCCTCCTTCCTTGAGGCCCGGGTGGAAGCGTTGAGCGAGGAGCAGCCGTTCGATCGGGTCGATCTGATCGGACCGGATGGCCAGCTCATGTGGACCAGCATCGGTCACGCCGAGGATCGCGCCCTGGTGGATGTGCGCCGGCTGGCGCCCGAGGCGCAGGCCGGACCGGACATCTGGATAGGCCTCCAGCCCCAGACCGGCGAGCAGCTTGCCCCGACGGTGGTGCTGTCGATGGAGGGCGGCAGTCTCGCGATCAGCCGGGCGCTCGGACCCACCGTGCTCGCCTTCGCCGAAACCTATGGCGGCAGCGCCTACCTGATGACCGCCCGCTCAGATCTGATTGCCGCGACCGACGAGCGGCCCTGGCAAGCCCTGCAGGTTGCCTATCGAAGCGGTGACATCGACCCGGTCATCCCGGATGCGGACGGACGGATCTACAAGGCGCGCAGCGTCCAGACCTTCGACATGTCGGGGTCGCCCGCTGCCCTGCTGATAGCGCTGCGCGACGTGACCGCGGAACGGGAGCAGCGGTGGCTGATCACCAGCGTCACCATCGTGAGCTGCACGCTGGTCGTCCTGATCGTGGTGGGACTGGTGTACGGCTGGCTGCGGCACAGCCTGGAACCTCTGGAGGAACTGGCGCTGGTGGTGCAGGCCATTGCGCGCGGCAATCTCCTGCTTTCGCCAGCTCTGCCCAAACGGAATGACGAGATCGGAGGGATAGCGCGAGCGGTGGCGGTGCTGCGCGAGGGAGCGATCGACCTGGAGCGGATCCGCTTCCGCCATTCCAGGGAGCGGCGACGCTCGGAGGCGCTGATCCGGGAAAAAATGCAGGAACTGGCCGCGACCCTGGAGAGTCAGGCCCGCCGCGAGATGGAGCACGATCTGGCCCGGATCGAGGCCGGCAGCAGGGCTGCCGGCGCCGATGCCGACGGCGCTACGCCGCTGGCCGTCGCTTTCGAACATATGACGGCCAGGGTGCTCGCCCAGTCCAGGGAACTCTCGAGCCTGCTTGCCGAGCGGACCCGCGATCTGGAGAGGCTGAAGGAAGCGGTGCGCGAGCGGGAGGAACTGGTTCATCTCCGCCAGGAGCTTTCGATCGCGCGCGACCTGCAGCTCTCTACCCTTCCGGCTCAGTTCCCGGCCTTCCCCAATCATCGTGAGTTCGACGTGTATGCGGCCATGCGGCCGGCCGAGGAAGTCGGCGGGGACTTCTACGACTTCTACCTGATAGACGACGACAGGATCGCCGTGGCGATCGGCGACGCCTCGGGCAAAGGCGTGGCTGCCGCGATGTTCATCGCGATCGCGCGGAGCCTGATCAAGGCGGCGTGCCTGCAAGGCGCGGGGCCGGCGGAAGCGATGCGTTTCGCCAATGGCGTGCTGGCGTCCGACAATCCGCAGATGATGTTCGCGACGGCGCTGCTGGCGATCCTCGACACTCGGACCGGTCGGCTTCGTCTTGCCAATGCCGGCCACAATCCGCCGTTCCTGCGCCGCTCGGACGGCAGCCTGTCGACCTTCGAAGAGTTTCTGGGGCCAGCACTCGGCGTATCCGACCAGGTTGACTTCGAAGAGCGCACGATCCCGCTCAGGGAGGGCGATCTGCTGTTCCTGTTTACCGACGGGGTCACCGAAGCAGCCGATCACCAGGAGCGGTTCTTCGATACGAAGGGGCTGGAGGTCGCTCTCTCCGGCCTGCCGGCCGGCAACCCCCGAAGGGCGGTCGAGGATGTTCAGGCGGGGCTGGATGCATTCACGGCGGGAGCCGCACAGGCGGACGACATCACCATGTTGGCGCTGGAACTGCGTGAGCTGAAGCGGATCCAGGCCCTGGCCGCCTGA
- a CDS encoding HAD family hydrolase — protein MIRTLLFDLDGTLVDTEHHHYQAFEITFGRLGVVFDRNIYDSRILGGATTAIAAEFLPHLPTDARMQVMEDKEALYREMLTDLVPLPGVLEFLDLAERMGLRRAVVTNAPFANAEKVLTGAGILDRFEGIISAAELSDAKPHPLPYLTGLELLGGRPETTIAFEDSRAGLRSAVAAGLTVVGIETVLSRQEILDLGAALAVADYRDPRILDLLENVPSGPEAGCPSGHAALATAETSD, from the coding sequence ATGATCCGCACGCTTCTGTTCGATCTTGACGGCACCCTGGTGGATACCGAGCATCATCACTATCAGGCGTTCGAGATTACGTTCGGCCGTCTCGGCGTAGTGTTTGACCGGAATATCTACGACAGCCGCATCCTGGGCGGCGCCACGACCGCCATTGCCGCCGAATTCCTGCCTCATCTCCCCACCGATGCTAGGATGCAGGTGATGGAGGACAAGGAAGCACTCTACCGGGAGATGCTGACCGATCTCGTGCCTCTGCCCGGTGTGCTCGAGTTCCTGGACCTGGCTGAGCGCATGGGCCTGCGTCGGGCCGTAGTGACCAATGCCCCCTTCGCCAATGCAGAGAAGGTTTTGACCGGTGCAGGAATCCTGGACCGGTTTGAAGGCATCATCAGCGCCGCCGAGCTGTCGGATGCGAAGCCCCATCCACTGCCTTACCTGACGGGCCTCGAGCTTCTCGGCGGACGCCCGGAGACCACGATCGCCTTTGAGGACAGCCGAGCAGGACTACGTTCCGCTGTGGCGGCGGGCCTGACTGTGGTCGGCATCGAGACGGTGCTGTCCCGGCAGGAGATCCTGGACCTGGGCGCGGCTCTCGCCGTGGCCGATTATCGGGATCCTCGGATCCTGGACCTGCTTGAGAATGTTCCGTCTGGACCTGAGGCTGGATGTCCGTCTGGCCATGCCGCGCTTGCAACTGCTGAGACAAGCGATTGA
- a CDS encoding DUF2341 domain-containing protein, with protein MPIARSDHVATLPGQPVTVAPFANDEGENLSFVGFSSPGNGTVALGQQPNTLVYSPAAGFSGVDQFTYTIGDATGGTAQALVTITVGLGNRQPVANDDAAVTSPSTMVNVAILANDSDPDGDPLHLSSISMPAHGSITAHPDMSVTYQPEAGFSGVDSFTYTVADGAGGSDAAQVSITVASQNQPPLARDDQVVTEPGQSVLIAVLANDSDGNGDPLQLSGLAVPANGSISIDGLNRLTYTPAPGFVGTEEFSYTISDGQGGSATGRVTVRVQASNAAPVARADAVTTYANAPVTIPVLANDDDADEDLIRLVAVTVPANGKVSVDAQQRVVYTPNTGFLGNDSFTYRISDSRSAESAGTVTVEVQPDPDPQAYPNGYRYRRRIVIPRSSLSEGSLMDFPMLVELAGNWLKHKGASGGRLESLVGLDLRFESASGTRLDHEAEAYSGNNGTLRAWVRLPSLTSTADTTIFLYYGKAGLTISEENVGGVWKDYLAVYHLPSTSDRTGRGRDLAATAVGTSSLVGDAGAFNGASSEMTCALPTFLDGLSAYSIQAWVQPARVGTDLGILSVGPVTGRDDAMGFCLRYDAAGYSGGGTNVLLVEHQLTNGRSRVESASDVQRTSRQHLTVTWQQNANPQIWIDGVVSAPTYGTPVRSGTSSFSNGPLRIGRAALDQSTSWEGAIDEVRLRSQALPANWLKAEYLNHRRPSAFYGLGGEDVFGAGNKAPVAIPNRVATARNTAITIDVLADDIDPENGARSLVAGQVTTPANGTATISSGKIVYMPSSGFVGEDSFNYTMQDAQNATSVGTVLVDVAQPPPVTSDDKPYRGRLFGCAIHAEAVGNTRYGYGKPAVFRFAAERSGSVTSLRYFLRYDTATGHVGYSIGNGGTIRVELRTNDPVTGFPTNTVLAKTANVTNLLNSDRFAQLSFLAPYPVLTAGEIYHLVFVQLDSSGKNEVSVNMLHTKMAIPTDGTGRMGPFHGDVMAHLWVNNSGGWYVRTDRCPIFELYYSDGMACGVGWIFAHDSGDKQIGGSLMARQRFAILDETRSVDGVWFRVRKSGGSPSELICQLIDASANTVLEDMRIPASQVVTSTRYDNAVPWQFRSFSQPRSLLKGKTYLVRFSASSGNYWFGAAQRGTSYGFKDRNFAPSGYAEYSVNSGSSWSGWSFSSESLGTQTRTDMDLPVALQIG; from the coding sequence ATGCCTATTGCTCGTTCGGATCACGTCGCCACCCTGCCGGGACAGCCGGTTACGGTAGCCCCTTTCGCGAATGATGAGGGTGAGAACCTGTCGTTTGTCGGGTTCTCGTCGCCCGGCAACGGGACGGTGGCCCTGGGCCAGCAGCCCAACACCCTGGTCTACTCGCCTGCTGCCGGCTTCTCCGGGGTCGACCAGTTCACCTACACGATCGGAGACGCCACGGGCGGGACGGCGCAGGCTCTCGTCACCATCACCGTCGGTCTCGGCAACAGGCAGCCGGTCGCCAATGACGACGCTGCCGTGACCTCGCCATCGACGATGGTCAACGTGGCCATCCTCGCCAACGACAGTGACCCGGACGGTGATCCGCTCCATCTCAGCAGCATCTCGATGCCCGCGCATGGCAGCATCACTGCACATCCCGACATGTCGGTGACCTATCAGCCCGAGGCTGGATTTTCCGGGGTCGACAGCTTCACTTACACGGTGGCGGATGGCGCGGGCGGCTCGGATGCGGCGCAGGTCTCGATCACCGTGGCCAGCCAGAACCAGCCGCCGCTTGCCCGTGACGATCAGGTGGTCACGGAGCCGGGCCAGTCCGTCCTGATCGCCGTGCTCGCCAATGACAGCGACGGCAATGGCGACCCCCTCCAATTGTCTGGTCTGGCAGTGCCGGCCAATGGCAGCATCTCGATCGACGGCCTGAACCGGCTGACCTACACGCCCGCGCCCGGTTTCGTTGGGACGGAGGAATTCAGCTATACGATCTCCGATGGGCAGGGGGGCAGCGCCACCGGCAGGGTGACTGTTCGGGTCCAGGCCAGCAATGCCGCTCCCGTTGCCCGCGCCGATGCGGTCACCACCTACGCCAATGCCCCCGTCACCATCCCGGTCCTCGCCAACGACGACGATGCCGATGAGGACCTGATCCGGTTGGTCGCCGTGACCGTGCCGGCGAACGGCAAAGTCTCGGTCGATGCACAGCAGCGCGTGGTCTACACGCCCAACACGGGTTTCCTTGGCAACGACAGCTTCACCTACCGCATCTCGGACAGCAGGAGTGCCGAGAGCGCCGGGACGGTGACGGTCGAGGTCCAACCTGACCCCGACCCCCAGGCCTATCCCAACGGCTATCGCTATCGTCGGCGCATCGTGATCCCGCGTTCTTCCTTGAGCGAAGGCTCGCTCATGGACTTTCCGATGTTGGTCGAACTGGCGGGCAACTGGCTGAAGCACAAGGGCGCCAGCGGCGGCCGGCTGGAGAGCCTGGTGGGACTGGACCTGCGTTTCGAATCTGCTTCCGGAACGCGGCTTGACCATGAGGCCGAGGCCTATTCTGGCAACAATGGCACCCTGCGAGCCTGGGTCAGGCTGCCAAGCCTTACGTCCACTGCCGATACCACCATCTTCCTCTATTACGGCAAGGCCGGTCTCACCATCTCGGAAGAGAATGTGGGCGGCGTATGGAAGGACTATCTCGCCGTCTATCATCTTCCCTCCACGTCGGACCGGACAGGACGGGGCCGCGACCTCGCCGCCACGGCTGTCGGAACGTCGAGCCTGGTCGGCGATGCGGGTGCCTTCAATGGCGCCTCCAGTGAAATGACCTGTGCCTTGCCGACCTTTCTGGACGGACTTTCCGCCTACTCGATCCAGGCCTGGGTGCAGCCTGCCCGCGTAGGTACCGACCTGGGGATCCTTTCGGTTGGACCTGTTACCGGGCGGGACGACGCCATGGGGTTCTGCCTGCGCTATGACGCAGCCGGTTACTCCGGAGGCGGCACCAACGTTCTCCTGGTCGAGCACCAGCTGACCAACGGCCGCAGCAGGGTCGAGAGCGCCTCCGATGTCCAGCGGACCAGCCGCCAGCATCTGACGGTGACCTGGCAGCAGAATGCCAATCCCCAGATCTGGATCGACGGTGTCGTCAGTGCGCCCACCTACGGAACGCCGGTGCGATCGGGCACCAGCAGCTTCAGCAATGGGCCACTCCGGATCGGCCGCGCGGCGCTCGACCAGTCGACCTCCTGGGAGGGTGCCATCGACGAGGTGCGCCTGCGGTCCCAGGCACTCCCCGCCAACTGGCTGAAAGCGGAGTATCTCAATCATCGCAGGCCGAGTGCGTTCTACGGCCTGGGGGGCGAGGACGTCTTCGGAGCCGGGAACAAGGCGCCTGTGGCGATTCCCAACCGGGTAGCCACAGCTCGGAACACGGCAATCACCATCGACGTGCTGGCCGACGACATTGATCCCGAAAATGGGGCGCGTAGTTTGGTTGCCGGCCAGGTCACCACGCCCGCGAACGGCACTGCCACGATCTCCTCCGGCAAGATCGTCTACATGCCGAGTTCGGGCTTCGTGGGCGAGGACAGCTTCAACTACACGATGCAGGACGCACAGAATGCGACCTCCGTCGGCACCGTTCTGGTGGACGTGGCACAGCCGCCGCCTGTCACCTCCGATGACAAACCCTATCGCGGCCGCCTGTTCGGCTGCGCCATTCATGCCGAGGCTGTGGGCAACACCCGCTATGGCTACGGCAAGCCGGCAGTCTTCCGCTTTGCGGCAGAGCGGAGCGGCTCGGTCACCTCGCTGCGCTACTTCCTCCGTTATGACACAGCGACGGGCCATGTCGGGTACAGCATCGGCAATGGCGGCACGATCCGCGTGGAGCTGCGAACCAATGACCCGGTCACGGGCTTTCCCACCAATACGGTCCTGGCTAAGACTGCCAACGTCACCAACCTTCTGAACAGCGATCGGTTCGCTCAGCTTTCGTTTTTGGCACCTTATCCTGTGCTGACTGCGGGGGAGATCTACCACCTCGTCTTCGTCCAGCTCGACTCCAGCGGCAAGAACGAGGTCTCGGTCAACATGCTGCACACCAAGATGGCGATTCCCACTGATGGAACCGGCCGGATGGGACCGTTCCACGGAGACGTCATGGCGCATCTGTGGGTCAATAACTCGGGTGGATGGTATGTGCGCACCGATCGCTGCCCGATCTTCGAACTCTACTACTCGGACGGCATGGCCTGTGGGGTAGGCTGGATCTTTGCCCATGACAGCGGTGACAAGCAAATCGGGGGCTCGCTCATGGCGCGACAGCGGTTCGCGATCCTCGATGAGACCCGCAGCGTGGATGGGGTCTGGTTCAGGGTACGAAAGTCAGGTGGGTCACCCTCGGAGCTTATCTGCCAGCTCATCGATGCTTCGGCCAACACGGTCCTGGAGGATATGCGGATCCCGGCCTCGCAGGTCGTGACCAGCACCCGCTACGACAATGCGGTTCCCTGGCAGTTCCGCTCCTTTTCCCAGCCTCGCAGCCTGCTGAAGGGGAAGACCTACCTGGTGCGTTTCTCGGCGAGCTCCGGCAACTACTGGTTTGGAGCTGCTCAGCGCGGCACATCCTATGGCTTCAAGGACCGCAACTTCGCGCCGTCCGGGTATGCCGAGTACAGCGTCAATAGCGGGTCGAGCTGGTCCGGCTGGAGCTTTTCCTCGGAAAGCCTGGGAACCCAGACCCGGACCGACATGGACCTGCCTGTCGCTCTCCAGATCGGTTGA
- a CDS encoding lipopolysaccharide biosynthesis protein, protein MYARLIARFKKGGLARNALTVTIGTLLAQALVIAVTPLLTRLYTPEDFGVLAVFTAIVSITGAVTNLRYETAIPLDERDEDAMATFLAALLTGFVTTLFVAASVFILGDYLIETANVPGLRPLLWAIPIGTFGMALYNATNLWAVRRHAFRAVGLSKIVQFGFQVLWQLASGLLTKGPSGLVVGQALGQPAGVLNFVRSFDADDRRLLRTTRIAQIRAALSRHRRFPLLLTPSLLLNTSAKMLPAVFLATLYGPVVAGQFGLAQRVVLAPVRLLGMGIGQAYLGAAPKLARHDRAGMLRLFKTTTFHLGWMGLLGMAAVAVPAPFLFALVFGESWREAGEQLQILAVMYFAQFVIFPVGQTLAMFGRQDLNLWWDVGNMAITLLAFLAGWMFQLSAHSTLLIYSIAMSLNYAVNWLLSRHVILHGQPAGDGAPVPVD, encoded by the coding sequence GTGTACGCCCGCCTGATTGCCCGTTTCAAGAAAGGCGGGCTTGCCCGCAACGCGCTCACCGTCACGATCGGGACACTCCTCGCCCAGGCACTGGTGATTGCGGTCACGCCGCTGCTTACCAGGCTCTACACGCCAGAGGACTTCGGCGTGCTCGCCGTGTTCACGGCAATCGTGTCCATCACCGGGGCCGTCACGAACCTGCGCTATGAGACAGCGATCCCGCTGGACGAGAGGGACGAAGACGCCATGGCCACGTTTCTGGCGGCACTTCTGACAGGCTTCGTCACCACCCTGTTCGTGGCCGCCAGTGTCTTCATCCTGGGAGACTACCTGATCGAGACCGCCAATGTTCCGGGGCTGCGCCCGCTCCTGTGGGCGATCCCGATCGGCACGTTTGGCATGGCGCTCTACAATGCGACCAATCTATGGGCAGTCCGACGCCATGCGTTCCGCGCCGTCGGACTGAGCAAGATCGTCCAGTTCGGGTTCCAGGTCCTATGGCAGCTGGCCAGCGGGCTTCTGACCAAGGGACCTTCTGGCCTCGTCGTCGGCCAGGCCCTCGGCCAGCCGGCTGGCGTCCTGAACTTCGTGCGCAGCTTCGATGCCGATGACCGCAGGCTCTTGCGCACGACCCGTATAGCTCAGATCCGGGCGGCGCTCTCACGGCATCGCCGCTTCCCGCTGCTCCTCACGCCGTCGCTCCTGCTCAACACCTCGGCGAAAATGCTTCCCGCAGTGTTTCTCGCGACGTTGTACGGCCCGGTCGTCGCCGGGCAATTCGGTTTGGCGCAGCGTGTCGTACTGGCCCCGGTGCGCCTGCTCGGCATGGGTATCGGCCAAGCCTATCTCGGCGCAGCACCGAAACTGGCCCGCCACGATCGGGCGGGCATGCTCCGGCTCTTCAAGACCACCACCTTCCATCTTGGATGGATGGGTCTGCTCGGGATGGCGGCGGTCGCGGTTCCCGCACCTTTCCTGTTCGCGCTCGTGTTTGGCGAGAGCTGGCGAGAAGCTGGAGAACAGCTCCAGATCCTCGCGGTCATGTACTTCGCGCAGTTCGTCATCTTCCCGGTCGGCCAGACCCTCGCGATGTTCGGCCGGCAGGATCTGAATCTCTGGTGGGACGTGGGCAACATGGCGATTACGCTGCTGGCATTCCTCGCTGGGTGGATGTTCCAGCTTTCCGCCCACAGCACTCTCCTAATCTACAGCATCGCGATGAGCCTGAACTACGCGGTGAACTGGCTGCTCAGCCGCCACGTCATCCTGCACGGTCAGCCGGCCGGCGATGGTGCTCCGGTCCCGGTGGACTGA